A window of Miscanthus floridulus cultivar M001 chromosome 12, ASM1932011v1, whole genome shotgun sequence genomic DNA:
AGAGCATGTGCATGGGGCCCGCCCAACTGCATGCAAGAGAGAGGGTGGGAGCACAGCGCGCGTACCTATGTTGACCCAGACTGTATGCTCCATCGTAGGGGACCAAGCCTGGTGGTGCAGGAGCGCCTGGTTCTACGTTAGTTCGGTGTTGGCCTGCTCTGACGCTCTGCATGCGCACATGCACTTTTGACTAGGGAGTGCTTGGTCATTTGGGCACTGACCACACGTTGCATGGACTTCCGACTATTGGAGTTGGCCTGCATGACAGTGATATGCAGCGCTGGATGGGTGCATGTAGCGCGTGGGGAGCAACACCTACTGCAACATAGTGAAACCaggtgaaacaattgaaacaaatatttgcaacatatgtgtataaccaCTACAACATATAACAGCATCCATATAAAAAGCACTTGCAACGTACGTTTGAAAATaggtgaaacatttagaacatacacttgcaacatacatgtatagtcactacaacatatgcaacatccagatgaaacaactGAAGCATTTGAAAATCACAtgcaacatgcgtgtatagccactgcaacatatgcaacatccagatgaaacaattgcaacatatgtttgaaacaactgaaatatttaaaacatacacttacaacacacgtgtatagccattgcaacatatgcaacaccagatctactttgcaacatccagatgaaacatatgcaacatacatctgaaacacatgaaacatacggttgcaacatgtgctcatctacttgGTGCCGTCCAATGAAGGCGGATGCAGGGCGCGGGGAGCGTGGCGCGGGGAGCGTAGCGCAAGGTGAGGGCGGCGCACGACGCGCGGCGTGAGGCACAGGCGGGGTATGTGGCACGAGGCGGGTCCAACGTGAGGTGCAGGGGCGCGCGTCTCGAAGCGGGTCCGGCGCGAGGCGCAGTGGTGTGCGGCACAAGGTGGTTCCGTCCCAACGAAAGTGtccaaatttttttaatataatggGCCGATCAGACCTGTTCCGTGAGCCCAGCGAAGACGTGCGTCCGACCAGACGTTCGGTAGAGATAATTGAAGTTAGTTGCTCTAGAACCTAAAAGCTAAAACCCTAACATGCTCACAACATCGAGTGAGCTTTGAACGTAACTGAGATTTCAGTCTTCTGTAACCAATAGGACGCGTGGAAATGCGAAGGGAGGATTTTTTTTTATACGGTTACTGTACCATTAGATTGCAAACCTACGGACCTGATCACATCTGGAATCAACCCTATGTTTATACCACCCGTAAAACCCCTCTTCCCcactctctttctttctctctctatccTCCCTAGTCCCCTCTCTCCTCTTCGTATCCGGTGGAGCTCGTCCACCTCCGGCCAAGATCTGGAAGCAGCGAGGGTGCCCGGCGGTTCTCGTCCCGGCCCCCGACTCTTCCTCGTCTCTGCCACCCCTGGTTCTTCCATCTAGCCCCCGCAGGATCTGGAAGCTGTCGAAATTGAGTCACCGGCGCTCGTCGGGGGAGAAGCAGGCGGCACATCCAGCGCGCTCAACCTCGCTCATCCGACCTCACCGCTGAGCCTCCGCAGGGATCTTCACATCCCCATCCCATCGGCAACGTGAAAGAGAACAGGTGACGGGGTTGCCAAGCTACATACCCATGACGCCGGCTGCCGAGACACCGCGCACGCTCCTGCAGGCATGTACTCCTCTGCTCTTCCTCCTCGCCTCTCTCTGGTTTCTACGCCCGCCGTAAAAGAAGAGGCACACAGAGTGCTACATGGAGGTAGGACAGGAAGGAATTTGGTGGGTATTTTTGcaattgccaaaaaaaaaatcgtTTCTGCAAGAAAACGATTTGGATTAAATTATGAGGGGAATTTTCTAGTGGCGATAGACTGGTGCCCAGTTCTTAAGCGATCTGTGATGAGTGAATGTTTACTAAATTCGAGTTAATTTTGTGCAGAGAAAGATGATCGATGTGGTTTTTGTACCACTTTGCTGTCTGTGAAAGCCCGCTGTGTAGGTGGTGACATCAACATATGATGGTGCGCAAGAGATTGGTTTATAGATCCCGTGGCCGTCGAATTCCAACAATGCCACGTGTTCCAAACTCAGCTCGGGTACATGTTCTTTGATTAGGTGTTTTTCTTTAACCTCAATTTGCCCACTGAATCCATCTTAACAATCAATTGTAATGCAGGGAAAACGCTCTACCAGAagaaagaaagatgagaatgATATGTGTGCATTTGATTTGCTCGCAACTGTGGCAGGAAACTTATTAGCAGATCAGGACAATTCATCTAATGTTCCTAATACCAATGCAGCAAAAGCTAAAAAAAGGAAATCAGTTAAGGAAGAACACTTCAATGAAATTCTGCCTCTAAAAGATGTGGCTATGGAGAAAGATGTAGGTTCTGGTAGTGTCAGTGCCTTTCCTAGGCAAGCTAACAACTGCTTGGCAGAAAACTCGTCGACAAGAAATGGAGCTGAATCAATATTAGAGTCACTAACAATGAAATCAAATATGTTAGCAAAAATTCCTGAGTGTGGATCTTATGGAATACACCATCCAGGATCCTCAAGTTCAGCAGAGCCTGAACAAGTGCAGCAAGCTGAACCTAAAGTGATCAGAAGACAAGCAGATGGGCATGCTGTGGCTTGCGGTATATTTGACTCCGTGGATGTGGATGGCAAACCTCCGGCTTTGGTTAGTTCTGACAGTAGCTCGTGTGTTCCTCTAAGCAGCCATGACAAGGAACGTCAAACCTCTTCCTTGTATCGGGGTGAAGTGCAGTATACTGcagatagagatgatgatgaaaatTCTTCTGGGTGCACGCAtccaagcaccatagaaaataaGGTTTGCAAACCACAATATCTAGGTAACCATAGGATAAGGAAATTGCTTGCCTCGAAGGTAAGGAAGGCAGCACGTAATAAGATTTGTGGAGGGATTCCGTCAAAAAAGATCTGTGGAGGGTTGTTAAACAAAGGTATGCCAATCCCACAGTGTTAATGTTTGTTTTATCTACACTACTAAATGATCCATAGCTGCCATAAAGACAACCATGTTTCCATTTGCTTCTTTCTACTTTCATGGTTACTAGTCAATCCAGGAATTGGACTAATCAAGGGTTACCGATTGTCTTAATCAACTAGGTAGCAAGCTAAACTTATGTGGGAAAAAGATATCCACCACACGTCAAAAGGTGCAAAGGACAATTTTCAAGAAGAAAAAGCTAGCACATCATACAACATCTTTTGCTAAAGAGATGCTAACTGAAGGTATTTTGTACTGTCAAATCACATTACCTGGTTATCTGAAGTCCTTAGTTTTTTAGGATTATGCAGACACAAAGTTCTTATATCGCACTGAGTCAGTCAAACCCAATCTTCCACATGGCATTGATGGCCTTAGTCCTTGTTTTAATTCTCTTACTAAAAGAAAATGTCGCTTGCCGTTTCAGCTAGCGGGACATCGTTTGCTACTGGTGGTCAAAATAAATCGTGTGAATCTGAGAACTACCATGGTATTCTTGGATACTGTAGTGGTATGTTCGTTGCTGTTGACCTGTTGAAACCATTGCTTATTATTTTTGTTTTCCTCTTTTCAGTTAAGCTAAGAATCAAGTCATTCAACATCCCAGAATTGTTCATTAAGGTCCCAGAAAATGCAACCATTGGATCACTTAAGGTAAACACTACATGGGCATACACAAGTTATTGATAAGCAATCATGCATTCATTTGGCATCCCAATCTTTTTGGTGTTGCTGCTGTTAATTTACTATACAGTATAATTGATGAAATCTGCAAGGCTGCAAGAGCGCACTTAACTTGATGGATTTATCTTTTCGTTCTTGAGAGAAGGTATGCAGCGTAAGATTATAGATTGATTTGGGGTTGCATGATACATGTACATATATAGGTAGAGATAGGGGCGGCTTATGGAAACAGAACCGACCTCGGTATCTGTACCATATACAACTCAATCTACACCCTTGGTGGACAAGAAATCCAACGCAGGGCAGCTACAAGGGCTGGCCGCAAGGCCCAGGCCAAGACCAGCCATATACGGATATGGCTGTCTAACATGCCCACGCAGTCGAAATACTTGTGCTGCGGACGTTGAGACTGGATCTGAATTCCTGAAAAACCGAAGAAGGCAAAGcctttggtgaatatatcagcgtACTGCGAGGATGTGGGCAGATGCAGAACTCGAACATCACCAACAGCAACACGATTACGGATGAAGTGGAGATCAATCTCAATGTGCTTGATGTGCTGATGTTGGACTGGATTGCTGGACATATAAACTGCGCTAATGTTATCACAGTAGACCAAAGTGGCACAATGCAAAGGATTGTGAAGCTCCTGAAGGAGTTGGTGCAGCCAGGTGGCTTCGGCAACAGCATTTGCCACGGCGTGGTACTCAGCTTCTGCACTGGATCGAGATACAGTGGTCTGGCGCTTGGATGACCAGGAGATTAGGTTGCCGCCAAGGAAGACCGCATAGCCGGAGGTAGACTTGCGAGTATCTGGATAACTGGCCCAATCAGCATCTGAGTAAGCCACAAGATCCGTCTGGGATGTCGGGCGAAGAAGAAGACCCAAGTCAAGTGTGCCCCGAAGATAACTCAGGATGTGCTTGAGGGCAGCAAGGTGTGGACTTCGTGGATCCTGCATATGGAGGCAAACCTGCTGAACTGCATAAGAAATATCTGGCCGAGTAAAGGTGAGGTACTGAAGAGCACCAGCAAGACTTCGAAAATCTGTAGCATTTTCAACAGGGGACCCAGCAGCAGCCAAAACCTTCGGTGTACTGCATGGTTTGCAATCTTCCATGCCTGCACGAGCTAGAATCTCCAAGATGTACTGGCGCTGAGAAAGGAAAAGACAAGTAGGACACCGCTGAACATGCATGCCAAGGAAGTGGTGAAGTTCGCccaaatccttcatagaaaactCCTGCTGCAAAGCCTGAATGGTTCGCCGGAGTAGAACCGAGGAGGAAGCAGTGAGCACAATATCATCCACGTATAGCAGCAGATACACAACATCAGTCCCTTGACGATACACAAACAATGAAGTATCAGACTTGGTCTCCACAAATCCCAATGACAGAAGGAAGGCCGCGGAGCGACTGTACCATGCACGAGGAGCTTGCTTGAGGCCGTCGCCGTATAATGATCTGTTCAGGCGACAAACAAAACTGGGATGCACTGAATCTTCAAACCCAGTAGGCTGCACTGAATAAACAGTCTCAGACAGGTTGCCATGGAGGAAAGCGTTCTTGACATCCAGTTGGAGTATAGGCCAGTTCCGAGACAGAGCTAGGGAGAGGACAGTGTGAACTGTGATTGGCTTGACTACAGGACTGAAAGTTTCAGAGAAATCAACACCGGGCCATTGTGTGAAACCTCGAAGCACCCAGCGTGCCTTGTACCATTCAAGGGAGCCATCTGCCTTGAATTTATGTTTGAATATCCACTTGCCTGAGATGACATTGGCTTGGGATGGTCGAGGAACAAGATCCCAAGTGTTGTTATGCACTAACACAGAAAATTCCTCTTCCATGGCAGCTCTCCTATTAGGATCAGCAAGGGCAGCGCGGTACGTCCTGGGTACTGGAGATAATGGTGCTGCATGGTATAGAGCCGGGACCTGGAAACCGTGCTTGGCACGTGTACTCATAGAGTGCTGATTCTGAACTGGCAAAATAGGAATGGCACCAGCAGGAAGGTGTGCTGCAGGCATAGGAGGTGATGCTGCAGGAATCTGTCCAGGTGGCTGAAAAGGTGATCCCGGAGGTCCTGGAGACATAGCTGGAGGTGGCCGGGGTCGGCAACTGTACACCTGAGCAAAGCGGCAGGGAGGCGAGGGCCGTGGGATGGGCGGTGCGGGCGCAGTGTGAGAGCGCGCGAGAAAGGCAACGCCAGGATCGACGCGGCTGATGCAGCGGAAGTGAGGATCGAAACTAATCTGATACCATGAGAGAAAGTATGCAGCGTAAGATTATAGATTGATTTGGGGTTACATGATACATGTACATATACAGGTAGCGATAGGGGCAGCTTATGGAAACAGAACCAACCTCGGTATCTCTACCATATACAACTCAATCTACACCCTTGTTGGACAAGAAATCCAACGCAGGGCAGCTACAAGGGCTGGCCGCAAGGCCCAGGCCCAGACCAGCCATATACGGCTGTCTAACAGTTCTGCAGTGGGTACAAAATTTAGTAATACAGAACTTGCTCCAATTGCTGGATTGAGTTGACTGTCATGTTAGATTTCTGCATTTGAATTATCAAACAGTTTATTGCAATGTGGAATGATGAGTCTTCACAATAGTTTTACTGGTACCCTATACAGAGCATATAAATATTTCTTCTTGTGAGTGTTTCCCAGTAACAGTTTGTAGTCTGTCTATGTCTATAGAGAACTGTCATGGATGTTGTCAATAGTATAATGGAAGGTGGTCTACGCGTTGGTGTTCTTCTTCAAGGAAAGGATATCCAAGACGACAACAAGACACTTTGTCAAGCTGGGATATGCCATGATAAAAAACTAAATAACATAGACTTCACGTTGCAATGCGAACGTGAGCGAGAGTCTCCCTCTGGAGTCATTATACCAGAACAGATGGATTTCCTCACTGCAGATATGGTGGAGCCATTAGCTAGGTAGGTGACTTACAGTACAGTtctcttagggcttgtttggatgcccatgtatccacctcaatccataCATGGACATCGAAACATGGCCTAAATGTTCCATGATTTCCAGGATGAAGTGTGAAGAACCTTTTAATGAAGCTGATGTCGGAGATGACAACCAGCAGTCTAAAGCGCCTTATCGAAGCCGCTCTCTCTCCGATCTCTACTCTGTTCATTGTCCTGTTGAGATGGCTTCCCAAGACACATCAGCAAGCTCCCAAGCCATCATCCCTGTTTCACCTGCACCTTCAGACATGGGTGCTCTAGCCATTGTGCCGCTTTGTAAGTCCAAGCAATCCGAAATTGGGCAAAGGCGCATAAGGAGGCCCTTCACTGTTGGTGAGGTTGAGACGCTGGTGGGAGCGGTTGAACAGCTTGGGACTGGAAGGTCTGTGTCCAATgaatttgtttcagttgtgttTATTTCAGATCACATGTTGGCTCATGTGTTCCTCctgatgttgttttgttcaggtgGAGAGCTGTTAAAACGCTTGCCTTTGACAATATAGAGCACAGGACCTATGTCGACCTTAAGGTGACTTTTCTTAAACATAAGCTCGCATTTTTGTATTATTAATTTTGAGTTGCAATTAAAAGACCTACAAAACCAGTCGTCAGTAGTGTCATTCTGTTTGATTTCAATACTGCGTTGGTGATCTAGTGCTCTGCCATAGCCACCTTACATTTCTCTGTTTAGTATCTGTGGTGTTTGAACATACTTTGAAATGCTTGATTGATGAACCAGGACAAGTGGAAGACCCTGGTTCACACTGCAAGTATATCCCAGCAACAGCGAAGAGGTCAGCCAGTTCCACAAGAACTTCTGGACCGTGTCCTCGCAGCGCAGGCCTACTGGTCCCAGCACCTCCAGGACAAACCCCGGGGCAAGGCTCGTCTTCTTCCTGAGATTTGCTTTCCCTAGAAAGGGTAGCGTGTCCTTGTGTAAATGCTGTGCCTAATAGAAACAAGGTAGAAGGGATGTCCAAAGGAACCAGACTAATTTGTGTGTTATTGCATACTTACAACATTTATTGTTCTTTTCATGCTCTGCTCTTTGGTCTCTGTTGAAGCCAGGGGTTCTCTCATTTGTGGATAAACAAGGGGAGAAACCTTGTTTGGCGCTTGTAAATGGTGTCGCAAACTTGCCATGTTTCATAAGCCGTTGACATGTCGCGGTTCTCTTCTCTAGTATGCTTGAGGGCCCCAATGGTAGAATTGATATATTCGGTACTGACGAGGTTACTCAGATTTTGGCCATCTCACTTTAGTAACTACTGATGAGGCTACTCACAGCCTGatcggctggtgctgatacgatcgtggattattactgctgactggtttggtgtgagaaaaatactgttctagctagaaatttacgatcgattacgaccaagcgaacattaTACTTAGTATACTTGGTGAGAATGGCTAATGCTGCTTGCTCAGCTGTCAGTAGTTACTTTCAGTGTATTTATATATAAACGCGTGGCCTGAGATTCAGAATTGACGCAGTGCTGCGGGGTAGATTATGTTGATGCGAGAACTGCATTTCCAGCAGGTTTAGCTTGAAATAGCAAGGGGGTAGATTTTGTTGACGTGAAAACTGCATTATTTCTTGCAGCCTGAGCTTGAACGGTAAAGGTCTGTACGTATCCCAACTAGATTATACGTAGGAATTAGATAAAACAATCCATCCCAACATTTTTTTGAGATTATATAGGTTATTCGTACTCCAACTAACAATAACTCACCTCTATAATAGAGAGATCTAAATAATCTAGATTATTATAATCTATAATCAAAGGTTATTATAAGATCACCTATTACCAATATTGCTATAGTTTAATTAGGATCCAAAAATATCCTAGATTATAAACAATTACATGCAGAGTAAATTTTAGGGTCCCTTTGGTTGGATTTTTGGGCTCCTTTTTTGCTTCTAAAAAGCCAAAATCTAATCAAAGGGGTAGAAACCTATGGGTGCTTTCAAGCAAAGGATGTTCCACCATAGTTTAATTCTCGCAGCAGGTTTTGCTTCCCTCGGCTGTGGAACCAAAAACTTTGTAGAAATTATCCATGTGCTACCAGCGGCGGATCgacagggggggctggggggggctccagccccccctaattttttgatttcaagcctaatcactgtagcaaaagcttgatttcaccattaaatcttcatgtaaatcaacatctccattgttttagccccccttatcccgcatcgtgcatccgccactgtgtGCTACTCGTCATGAAGCTTCACCCCTTCGATTCTTTTCTCATTCCCATCAGTTTTCTCCTTCCACCCCTGTCCTCTCCTTCGCCCTCGGCACTATAGATCTAGGCCGGCGGCCGGTGGCGGGTGCTCGCGGCTCCCCCTTCCCCTCGTCCATGGCTGCCAAAGGAGGATGCTCGCCGCCCCCTTTCTCCAGCCGTGGCAAGAGGCTAGGGTTCAACGTCAGCTCTGCTCGAGGAGGCTACATGCCTCGCCAGGGCCGCCCGTGGCTCCCCTCCTGTCGTCCACGACTGCGGCTGGAGGCCTCCTTGTTGCGGCTCTACTCGCGGAGGAAGAAACCTGCGTGCAAGAGAATAGAGAATTCCGTATAGGGTAGTTGACATGTGGAGTCAttgatgacatgtgggcccaatgACAACAGCTTTTCTAGAACCCACGGCATTTCAACCAAACGGCTTTCAACTTTCTCACAATCCACGACCCATAGCTCACAATAGCTTTTCTATGTCCCACAGcttaaccaaacacacccttagttaTTAGCTCTCAGTCTAACAAAATAGACATGTAAATCATTACTATGTTTTTTATTATCGCTTTCCAACATTTGACAGTGTGGAACTGCTGACAAAACCCAAGACAAATAAAATGCTTAAATCCTTCACCTAGGTCTTTGGAAACTGAGATCCTCCTAGGATCCTAAACTTTTCTCTGATCAACAGTTCATGAAGTGTCATTTGAATAAGTTATTTAGTTCTCTATGAAAACTTTTTATAGCTAGATCTGCCTTCTCTTTGCTTCCCCATCAGGAGGGAAGAGGACATCAATACCTGGACCTTACAAGCGTTCGCTCCGGAGGGATTTAGAGGATGAGTGGGCGGTCGCTAGGATGTGCACAATTTTCTTTCTACCTTTGGTGTTCTTCTACCCACAGTCACCAGTCTCCTACTTCCGACCATCCAGGGGCGGAGCTAGGATTTGAgcatagggggggggggggggtggctaTTCAAACCGACAACCATCATACATCATGAAATATATATACAACGAGCATAGACAATAAGCAAATAAATCTTTATTTGACAATACAAAACAAGGCTAAAAACCAAAATACTAAATATTACAAAGAAAATAGGAACAAAATTTAATTAGACCTTGGTGTCTAACCTCCACCCGGTCAATCTAATTCTTGGATAAAAAAAGAATCAGGGTAATAATAAGAACAAAGATGAGATGACAAGTTAAAAGGAATAATAAttctaaataaaataaatgtcATTGAGATAAATGCACAGGGAGAATAAACAAGCAAAACACTGACTATATTTATTAAGGGAAAACGGTGTTTTCGCCCCCGTCCGGAAgctcaattgtgattttacccttattttttcaactttgtgattttacccatGTTATTTTGAAACGAAGGAGCCGTTTGCCCCTGGTTTGGATGTCCGTTATTTAGGGGTTGATTAAATGACTTAAAAAAATAAAACACGTAAAATCAAATGCGAAATGACTGAAATGCCCCTTCCTCTTCATTCTTATCCACTCGTTCTCTTCGCTGCTATTTGCTCGCGACAGCGAGTCCGGGTGGCAACGGCGGCGTCCCTGGCTTCTCTTCCCTGACGCAGACAGGTGAGGCCTCCCGACGTGGGATCTGGCGAAGTCCCTCCCCGGCGTGGATATGACGAAGCCCCTCCCGACGCAGGCAGGCGAGCCCTTCCCGGCGCGGATCCGGTGTAGGCAGGCGAGCCCTCTCGTGCGGCTTCTCTCCCCGGCCCGCCGCTCGGACGAGGCCCCTTCCCGGCGTGGATCCGGCATCCCTCCCTGGCCCGCCGCTCGGACGAGTCTCCCACGCGCGACGCTGGTGCGGTGGCAGCAAACAGAGGGCGGGGCAGGGGCCGGTGGCATGGCGTGGCGGGCGGTCGAGCGGCCACGTGCAAGGAGGGCGTCGCGGTCTCGTGCGGGGCTGGACGCGGCTCCCGGCGGCGCCTGGCAGCGGGTCTccgcgccgccgcctcccctCCTTCCTCCGCTCCTCCTCCCCACGTAGGCTCTCGTGCCCAGACCGTAGAAGCAGAGGAAGGTGGAGGCGTCGCGTTCGGACGGCGCCGCCGACTCGACGGTCGTGCTGGTGCTGCCTACGACTCGGAGCCATCGCCCTCCCGCGCTCGTGCACGTGTCGACGGCGAGGAGCCACCACGGGGCCGACCATGCAGGCTCGTGCACGTGGCTGCGAGCCTGCTCCAGCGAGCTGCGCCCCCTTGCCTTCCCCGCAGCTGTGCCAGTGCCCTGGACCGCCGCCGTTGCCAACTTCCCGCCGCCAAGAACCGGCCAACCGAGTTTGCGACGTCGCCCTGGTGCTGTAGAGCCGCCCTGCTCGCGCTTTCATGGACCGAAGCACGAGATCGAGAGCCGCCCGTGCGCTATCCACGCGCCTCCCCCGGCGGCGTTCGTGTCCTCGGCACGACGCACAGGCGGCCCGGCCCCGCTCCCCACGCGCCCCGTCCCCGTACCCCCAGCGGCCACAGCCTGACCCTGCGCCCCAACGGCTAGGCCCTAGCACCGCATCTCCGatggccgcgccatggccggaCGGTCGACCCCGCGCCGCGTGCAACCGAGCCTCGGCCagacaggggcaaaatcacaattaggcataaaaacaaggggcaaaatcgcatgggcattcatgtcttttgtacaaagtttaacaccgttaagggtggatgacggagtaggggcaaactggtgcttcgtgaatggcacagtagAGGTAAATTtacaaagtaaaaaaaataagGGAAAAATCACAATTttgatacaaaacaagggtacaaacgcaagagccccatTTATTAACTAGCTAATTATAGGTGTACTTTAGGGATCAACCTGTAGGTGATAGAATCacaacaagaacacaagagaTTGAGAAAGATAATAAAAAGACCAATTCTAGATCATATAGATACTACTATAGATTAATACGAAGAAATCATAAACAAATTAGACACAGATTAGCATAAATTAACTAGTAAATTATTAGAGATTTTCTATCTAATGGAAGGGGTGCTGTGGGGGCACCAGATGTTGGAGGTGCCAGGCCCCCCTCAGCTCCTCCCTCCCACCGCCACTGCGGCCATCCATGGCGTCTCCCATGAAGCCCCCGCCCTGCACCCTACCTCGTCTTCGGCTACTCCTCGCCGCCgaatccacctccacctcccaccACCACTCTAATCCCGCTTCGCCGGGGCATCACCATGACTCCTCCGCCCTTGTCCTGCACAACCACCAGGCCTCACCGCTTGGCCGGCGGCGCCACCCCGTCTCCCCCCATTTCACCTGGCGTGGCATATCTTACGGTACAAACGCATATGGCGTGGCAACATAATTTTGTCGCGCCAAGCATGTTGACATGGCTAAAAgggttaaaaataaaataaaaataaatgagGTTATTTGAAAATAAGATGTAAAAAATATTAATTAAAAAACATAAGGCGCGACGCGAAAGGGCTATGGCATCATGTCGTGCCATGGGAAAACGCGTCCACGCTATCTTCGCTTCCCTGGAACGCTCCCGTGTTGAGAAAAAATAGAGCCGTAGGCAAAGATTATTTACAACTTTTTGTCAACCTTGGATCCGTTGGTCAGTGTGTTTGAATGCCTGGGTAGCCCCTAAGTTAGGCTtgtggaaagaaaaaaaaaaaaaaaaaagaggtggAGGCTGCATtattgtaatttattttttattagtatcaaacaaGCCCGTGCGACACCACTGGCGTCCATACTCGAAGCCTGGAAGTGCAAGCGCCACACCAACCCGCCGCACAGAACCCCATGCAATCACGCCTCTGGCTTTACTGCGTGGCCCCATACAACATGCAGACGCTTTTCACGTCCTCCTGTTCAAAAAGGCATCCTCCTTCAGGTTCTGGCCTGCCCCTGCCTACGACAAGAAGAACCGGATCGGGCCAGGAACCAGCATGGTTGCGGTTGCGGCAGCcatggccgtcgtctcctcctcCCCGCTGCGCTCCTACACCTGCTGCACCTGCTGCTGGTGCCACTGCCGCCAGTGCAGGCGCGTGTGACGGCCCTGATCGTGTTCGGTGACTCCACGGTCGACGCCGGCAACAACAACGCCGTCCCGACGGCGGTGCGGAGCAACTTTCCGCCGTACGGGCGCGCCACGGGGCGGTTCAGCAACGGCCGCGTGGCCACCGACTTCTACTCGGAGGCCCTCGGGCTCGGCCGCGCCTTTGTGCCGGCCTACCTTGATCCGGACTACGGCATCGGGGACATGGCAATCGGTGTTTGCTTCGCCTCCGCCGGCTCTGGGCTTGATGTTGCCACCTCACGTGTCTTTGTAAGAGCATCTCAATTCTCAACATCTACAA
This region includes:
- the LOC136496350 gene encoding telomere-binding protein 1-like — translated: MMVRKRLVYRSRGRRIPTMPRVPNSARGKRSTRRKKDENDMCAFDLLATVAGNLLADQDNSSNVPNTNAAKAKKRKSVKEEHFNEILPLKDVAMEKDVGSGSVSAFPRQANNCLAENSSTRNGAESILESLTMKSNMLAKIPECGSYGIHHPGSSSSAEPEQVQQAEPKVIRRQADGHAVACGIFDSVDVDGKPPALVSSDSSSCVPLSSHDKERQTSSLYRGEVQYTADRDDDENSSGCTHPSTIENKVCKPQYLGNHRIRKLLASKVRKAARNKICGGIPSKKICGGLLNKGSKLNLCGKKISTTRQKVQRTIFKKKKLAHHTTSFAKEMLTEASGTSFATGGQNKSCESENYHVKLRIKSFNIPELFIKVPENATIGSLKRTVMDVVNSIMEGGLRVGVLLQGKDIQDDNKTLCQAGICHDKKLNNIDFTLQCERERESPSGVIIPEQMDFLTADMVEPLARMKCEEPFNEADVGDDNQQSKAPYRSRSLSDLYSVHCPVEMASQDTSASSQAIIPVSPAPSDMGALAIVPLCKSKQSEIGQRRIRRPFTVGEVETLVGAVEQLGTGRWRAVKTLAFDNIEHRTYVDLKDKWKTLVHTASISQQQRRGQPVPQELLDRVLAAQAYWSQHLQDKPRGKARLLPEICFP